From Patescibacteria group bacterium, a single genomic window includes:
- a CDS encoding MGMT family protein, with protein MSETFKQKVLKIVSKIPRGSVLTYKEVATRAGSHKAFRAVGNILHANHNPKIPCHRVIGSDGKMHGFNRGINTKIRLLKQEGLTF; from the coding sequence ATGTCCGAAACCTTTAAACAAAAAGTTTTAAAAATCGTTTCCAAAATTCCCAGAGGTTCGGTTTTGACATACAAAGAAGTGGCGACTCGTGCCGGTAGCCATAAGGCCTTCCGGGCGGTTGGAAATATTTTACACGCCAATCATAACCCCAAGATACCCTGCCATCGCGTGATTGGCTCTGATGGCAAAATGCATGGCTTTAATCGCGGTATTAACACCAAAATCCGACTCTTAAAACAAGAAGGTCTGACATTCTGA
- the rplA gene encoding 50S ribosomal protein L1 yields the protein MSKRMDALRAKVDANKVYSIDEAIKLAKETSGVKFDATVEVHANLGIDTKKTEQQVRATVVLPHGTGKSKTVAAFVSAEKEKEAKEAGADFIYGEEEIKKIKDTGKIEFEVAVTTPDMMPKLASIAKVLGPKGLMPNPKTDTVGPNIKKMIEELKKGKVTFKNDDTANIHQAIGKASFSEEQLKENLNAFLDALKKAKPATAKGTFIKNLVLSSTMGPAIKLTASA from the coding sequence ATGTCTAAAAGAATGGATGCCCTAAGGGCAAAGGTAGACGCGAATAAGGTTTATTCAATTGACGAAGCTATTAAATTAGCCAAAGAAACTTCCGGCGTAAAATTTGACGCCACCGTAGAAGTCCATGCCAACCTGGGCATTGACACCAAAAAAACCGAACAACAAGTCAGAGCCACCGTGGTTCTGCCCCATGGCACCGGCAAAAGCAAAACGGTAGCCGCCTTTGTGTCCGCTGAAAAAGAAAAAGAGGCCAAAGAAGCCGGCGCTGATTTTATTTACGGCGAAGAAGAAATTAAAAAAATAAAAGACACCGGCAAAATTGAATTTGAAGTGGCCGTCACCACTCCGGACATGATGCCTAAATTGGCTTCCATCGCCAAGGTGCTCGGCCCTAAGGGTTTGATGCCAAACCCAAAAACCGATACCGTTGGCCCAAACATTAAAAAAATGATTGAGGAACTGAAAAAAGGAAAAGTCACTTTCAAAAACGACGACACCGCCAACATTCACCAGGCAATCGGCAAAGCCAGCTTCTCCGAAGAACAGCTTAAGGAAAACTTGAACGCATTTTTAGACGCCCTAAAGAAAGCCAAGCCGGCCACGGCCAAAGGCACGTTTATCAAAAACCTGGTTCTGTCCTCAACTATGGGACCGGCGATTAAACTCACCGCCTCTGCCTAG
- a CDS encoding pyruvate kinase produces the protein MFIIATVEKYLLTQDRIKKMLLAGADVIRFNFSYRTIEENINFIAMAQQAIDDLNASAKILIDFPLNKFRLGDFEAKFLPVNENDEIIFKSGTYVENCQDGVPVQVPNLGEKLQIGQTITIGDGEISVQVIEIIDKESARVRVLNKGLLQYMKTFHIFKEIEEEKILQNYADIIRGIKHINPYYFAISYFNPQLLERIIELIYKEDINPKIILRIENEMDENELEKICQTNNFHMILIDRGELGVNMPYYKTGTHQKKIIAIAKKYNKPVIISTHILESAMNNYIPNRAEILDITNSVIDGVEGLMLCRETATNVRPAYIISVAKKIIAEAEKFKNQTSQT, from the coding sequence ATGTTCATAATTGCTACCGTAGAAAAATATCTGCTGACACAAGATCGTATCAAAAAAATGTTACTCGCGGGTGCGGATGTAATCAGATTTAATTTCTCCTACCGGACCATTGAAGAAAACATTAATTTTATAGCCATGGCCCAGCAGGCCATTGATGACCTGAACGCTTCCGCCAAAATTTTGATTGATTTTCCCTTAAATAAATTCCGGCTGGGTGACTTTGAAGCAAAATTTTTACCGGTAAATGAAAATGATGAAATAATATTCAAATCCGGGACATATGTTGAAAATTGCCAGGACGGCGTTCCGGTCCAGGTGCCAAATTTAGGCGAAAAATTACAAATCGGTCAGACCATTACCATCGGCGATGGAGAAATTTCGGTTCAGGTTATTGAAATTATAGATAAAGAATCCGCCCGGGTAAGAGTTCTCAACAAAGGCCTGCTTCAATACATGAAAACATTTCATATTTTTAAAGAAATTGAAGAAGAAAAAATTTTACAAAACTACGCCGACATAATCCGGGGCATAAAACATATCAATCCATACTATTTCGCAATTTCATATTTTAATCCGCAACTGCTGGAACGAATAATTGAACTGATATATAAAGAAGATATAAACCCAAAAATTATTTTAAGAATAGAAAACGAGATGGATGAAAACGAACTTGAAAAAATCTGCCAAACCAATAATTTCCACATGATTCTGATTGACCGGGGCGAACTGGGAGTCAACATGCCGTATTATAAAACCGGCACGCACCAGAAAAAAATTATTGCCATCGCCAAAAAATACAATAAGCCGGTCATCATCTCCACCCACATTCTGGAGAGCGCCATGAACAATTATATCCCCAACCGCGCCGAAATATTGGACATCACCAATAGTGTGATTGACGGCGTGGAGGGCCTGATGCTCTGCCGCGAAACCGCCACCAATGTCCGGCCGGCCTACATCATTTCCGTGGCCAAAAAAATCATTGCCGAAGCGGAAAAGTTCAAAAATCAAACCAGCCAGACCTAA
- a CDS encoding cytidine/deoxycytidylate deaminase family protein gives MPEEEKYIRPTWDEYFMEIMRAVAKRSTCDRGRAGCVIAKDKQILVTGYAGSPKGLPHCDDVGHQMKTTIHEDGHQSQHCVRTAHAEQNAIVQAAKLGIAIDGGTMYCRMTPCAVCAKMIINAGIKRVVCEKQYHAGAETEEMFKQVGIELEFLEKTLEAYANQ, from the coding sequence ATGCCGGAAGAAGAAAAATACATCCGCCCCACCTGGGATGAATATTTTATGGAAATAATGAGGGCGGTTGCCAAAAGATCAACCTGTGATCGGGGTCGGGCCGGTTGTGTAATAGCCAAAGATAAACAGATACTTGTAACCGGTTATGCCGGTTCGCCCAAGGGTTTACCCCACTGTGATGATGTCGGCCACCAGATGAAAACCACTATTCACGAAGACGGACACCAAAGTCAACACTGCGTCCGCACTGCCCATGCCGAACAAAACGCCATTGTCCAGGCCGCCAAATTAGGAATTGCCATTGATGGGGGCACAATGTATTGCCGAATGACTCCATGCGCGGTGTGCGCCAAAATGATTATAAATGCCGGAATAAAAAGAGTAGTTTGTGAAAAACAATATCATGCCGGAGCTGAAACTGAAGAAATGTTTAAACAAGTCGGCATTGAATTGGAATTTCTTGAAAAAACCCTAGAAGCTTATGCCAACCAATAA
- a CDS encoding AAA family ATPase — translation MPTNKIVFVFCGLMASGKDTAAEYLEKKYNASIFSFTTMLNDALDRFYLEHNRDNLVKMSEIIRNAYGEDAMAKTMGKDVENADSNFIVISNARRLADIEYLSKMPNFVLIKIEADIKTRYQRLSTRNQKADDQTKTFEQFVADHQRSTEVSILEIMKHATVTINNDGDLDNLYKQLDNLIK, via the coding sequence ATGCCAACCAATAAAATAGTTTTTGTATTCTGTGGCCTAATGGCCAGCGGCAAAGATACGGCCGCCGAATATTTAGAAAAAAAATATAACGCCAGCATTTTCAGTTTCACCACCATGCTCAACGACGCTTTAGACAGATTTTATCTTGAACACAATCGCGATAATCTGGTCAAAATGTCCGAAATTATCAGAAACGCATATGGAGAAGATGCGATGGCCAAAACAATGGGTAAAGATGTGGAAAACGCCGACAGCAATTTTATTGTTATCTCAAATGCCAGGCGTCTGGCTGACATAGAATATTTATCAAAAATGCCTAATTTTGTATTGATAAAAATAGAAGCTGACATAAAAACCAGGTACCAACGCCTTTCCACACGCAACCAGAAAGCCGACGACCAGACAAAAACATTCGAACAGTTCGTAGCCGACCACCAACGATCAACCGAAGTAAGTATCTTGGAAATTATGAAACACGCCACCGTGACCATAAATAACGACGGCGATCTGGATAATTTGTATAAACAACTAGATAATTTAATCAAATAA
- the thyA gene encoding thymidylate synthase, giving the protein MKQYLDLLRHIYNNGTDKDDRTGVGTRSVFGYQTRYNLADGFPLLTTKKVHLKSVIIELLWFLRGDTNIQFLVQNDVKIWNEWAYQIYLEKNNLVDQLPRYSESWEAKKNEFITQIKQNDEFAKQWGELGPIYGKQWRCWEAKDGKKIDQVKEVLDLIKNDPTSRRIIISGWNVGEIQELIRNHHHAPPPCHTLFQFMVVGDKLSLQMYQRSADTFLGVPFNIASYALFLMMVAQVSGLKVGEFIHTIGDAHIYRNHFNQVEEQLAREPRQLPQMKINPAIKDIFGFKYEDFEIIGYEPHPPIKAPIAV; this is encoded by the coding sequence ATGAAACAATATCTGGACCTTCTACGTCACATCTACAATAATGGCACGGATAAAGATGACCGCACCGGAGTGGGTACACGGAGTGTTTTTGGCTATCAAACACGATACAATTTGGCCGACGGTTTCCCCCTCCTTACTACCAAAAAAGTACACCTCAAATCTGTCATTATAGAACTCCTGTGGTTTTTGCGCGGTGACACCAATATACAATTTCTGGTGCAAAACGATGTAAAAATCTGGAATGAATGGGCCTACCAAATTTATTTAGAAAAAAATAACTTAGTAGATCAACTTCCCCGTTATTCTGAATCTTGGGAGGCAAAAAAAAATGAATTTATCACCCAAATAAAACAAAATGATGAGTTCGCCAAACAGTGGGGCGAACTTGGGCCAATTTACGGAAAACAATGGCGGTGTTGGGAAGCAAAAGATGGAAAAAAAATTGATCAGGTTAAAGAAGTCCTGGATCTTATTAAAAATGACCCCACTTCACGCCGTATCATCATCAGCGGCTGGAATGTGGGCGAAATCCAGGAGCTTATACGAAACCACCACCATGCGCCACCTCCATGTCATACACTATTTCAATTTATGGTCGTCGGCGACAAATTGTCTTTGCAGATGTATCAACGAAGCGCCGACACTTTCTTGGGGGTACCTTTTAATATCGCTTCTTACGCTCTGTTTCTAATGATGGTAGCCCAGGTAAGCGGCTTAAAGGTGGGTGAATTTATACATACCATAGGTGATGCACATATATACCGCAATCACTTTAACCAAGTAGAGGAACAGTTGGCGCGCGAACCCCGCCAATTACCTCAAATGAAAATCAACCCGGCGATAAAAGACATTTTCGGTTTTAAATATGAAGATTTTGAAATCATCGGCTACGAACCACACCCGCCCATAAAGGCCCCGATTGCCGTGTAA
- a CDS encoding dihydrofolate reductase codes for MFSIIAAVAKNNCIGKNNKIPWSIPEDFQYFKKTTLGKTCLMGQNTFESIMGYLNKPLPGRKTAVVTLDKNFKAPADVRVFYSLDEALEKLKDEDVFICGGASIYRQTINKADYLYITWVNQEPDGDVFFPTIDPQIWKETWREDHENFSFTTYSKI; via the coding sequence ATGTTTTCCATCATCGCCGCCGTGGCCAAAAACAACTGCATCGGAAAAAACAACAAAATCCCCTGGAGCATCCCCGAGGACTTTCAGTATTTTAAGAAAACTACCTTGGGCAAAACCTGTCTGATGGGGCAAAACACCTTTGAATCAATCATGGGGTATTTAAACAAACCCCTGCCGGGAAGAAAAACCGCAGTTGTTACTCTTGATAAAAATTTTAAAGCGCCGGCGGATGTGCGTGTTTTTTACTCTTTGGACGAGGCCCTGGAAAAATTGAAAGACGAAGACGTGTTTATCTGCGGCGGCGCCAGCATCTATCGCCAAACGATCAATAAAGCCGACTATTTGTATATCACCTGGGTCAATCAGGAACCGGATGGCGACGTTTTCTTTCCAACTATAGACCCGCAGATCTGGAAAGAAACCTGGCGGGAAGACCATGAAAATTTTTCGTTTACAACATATAGTAAGATCTAA
- a CDS encoding dTMP kinase: MFIMIDGIDGSGKSTVINTWKEYLTSQGNAIFDLKGYWQANHEYPPLSELKSYDFIFSCEPTYAGVGRVIREELIKNGNNYPPRAIVEAFSLDRLVLYEKIIIPLLHDKKFIIQDRGVSTSLAYQHLQDEKFTFDYLSDMPGNKLALTNRPDHLVLMNLSAEEAIKRLQTRMEKDDNAIFEKLEFLKKLTGVYRSPAYQDLFTSRGCQINSLNAEVEIDIMKQEAINLLKSFLI; this comes from the coding sequence ATGTTCATCATGATTGATGGCATTGACGGCAGCGGTAAAAGCACCGTCATCAATACCTGGAAAGAATACTTAACCTCCCAAGGCAACGCCATTTTTGATCTCAAAGGATACTGGCAGGCCAACCACGAGTATCCTCCCCTGTCAGAATTAAAATCCTATGATTTTATCTTCAGCTGTGAACCGACTTACGCCGGTGTTGGCCGGGTAATCAGGGAAGAACTGATTAAAAACGGTAATAATTATCCGCCCCGGGCAATTGTGGAGGCGTTTTCTCTTGACCGGCTGGTGCTTTATGAAAAAATCATCATCCCTTTACTTCACGACAAAAAATTTATAATCCAAGACCGCGGCGTGAGCACATCATTGGCCTACCAACACCTTCAGGATGAAAAATTTACCTTTGATTATTTAAGCGACATGCCGGGAAACAAGCTGGCTTTAACAAACCGGCCTGACCACCTGGTCTTGATGAATCTTTCAGCCGAAGAAGCAATCAAACGATTGCAAACCAGAATGGAAAAAGATGATAATGCCATCTTTGAAAAACTAGAATTTTTAAAAAAACTAACCGGCGTGTATCGGTCGCCTGCATATCAGGACCTTTTTACCTCCCGCGGCTGCCAAATAAACAGCTTGAATGCAGAGGTAGAAATTGATATAATGAAGCAAGAAGCAATTAATTTATTAAAAAGCTTCTTAATTTAA
- the gatB gene encoding Asp-tRNA(Asn)/Glu-tRNA(Gln) amidotransferase subunit GatB: MPKLIPVIGMEIHVELKTKSKMFCSCKNDPDRTAPNTNVCEICLAHPGTLPVPNKSAIEWTVKIAKALNCFINRDSKFDRKHYFYPDLPKAYQISQYDQPIGEHGHIQLEHEVGITRVHLEEDTAKLSHGADENTLVDFNRAGVPLVEIVSEPDIENATEAKVYCQELQMIFRYLGVSDADMEKGHMRCEANISLQEEGKFEKDAGTIKPIGKYKLNPKVEVKNINSFRAVEKAIEYEIKRQTEMIKKGETWKQQTRGWDDPKGETVLQREKETSADYRYFPEPDIPPFHPNTIAGDVKLPELPQAKRARFRNEYGFSFSDAEILTADQHWAGYTEEVMSELVDWVHSLKEKTDTDEILRDKKQQMARLAGGWLTSKLMGMMAERKIDIRILKLTPENFAELIALIYANKINSTNAQKLLAEMLDSGVDMDPTHIMEEKGYGQISDEKKLSEIVDEVIKNHPAQVEQYKKGKEPLLQFLKGMVMKATEGGADPQVAEKLLKKKLKN, from the coding sequence ATGCCTAAACTTATTCCCGTCATCGGCATGGAAATACATGTTGAGCTCAAGACCAAGAGCAAAATGTTTTGTTCCTGTAAAAACGATCCGGACCGAACCGCGCCGAACACAAATGTCTGTGAAATTTGTCTGGCTCACCCGGGCACCCTGCCTGTGCCCAACAAATCGGCAATTGAGTGGACGGTAAAAATCGCCAAGGCCCTGAATTGTTTTATAAACCGCGACAGCAAGTTTGATCGCAAGCATTATTTTTATCCTGATCTGCCCAAGGCCTACCAGATTTCCCAATATGACCAGCCCATTGGCGAGCATGGACACATACAATTAGAACATGAAGTTGGCATTACCCGCGTGCACTTGGAAGAAGATACGGCCAAACTGTCGCATGGCGCTGACGAAAATACTTTGGTTGATTTTAACCGCGCCGGCGTGCCGCTGGTAGAAATTGTTTCCGAGCCGGATATAGAAAACGCCACCGAAGCTAAGGTTTATTGCCAGGAACTGCAAATGATTTTTAGATATTTGGGCGTAAGCGACGCTGATATGGAAAAAGGCCACATGCGCTGTGAGGCCAACATTTCCCTTCAGGAAGAAGGAAAATTTGAAAAAGACGCCGGCACGATTAAACCGATTGGAAAATATAAATTAAACCCGAAAGTGGAAGTAAAAAACATCAATTCTTTCCGCGCGGTTGAAAAAGCCATTGAATACGAAATCAAAAGACAAACCGAAATGATTAAAAAAGGCGAAACCTGGAAACAGCAAACCCGCGGCTGGGATGATCCCAAAGGCGAGACCGTTTTACAACGGGAAAAAGAAACTTCGGCCGACTACAGATACTTCCCGGAACCGGACATTCCCCCATTCCACCCCAATACAATTGCCGGCGACGTAAAATTGCCGGAATTGCCGCAGGCCAAACGCGCACGCTTTAGAAATGAATACGGATTTTCATTCTCTGACGCTGAAATTTTAACCGCCGACCAACATTGGGCCGGTTACACTGAAGAAGTCATGAGTGAACTCGTTGATTGGGTGCATAGCTTAAAAGAAAAAACCGATACTGATGAAATTTTACGCGATAAAAAACAGCAAATGGCACGCCTCGCCGGCGGCTGGCTGACCAGCAAACTGATGGGTATGATGGCCGAGCGAAAAATTGACATCCGAATTTTAAAATTGACTCCGGAAAACTTTGCCGAACTTATCGCTTTGATCTACGCCAACAAAATTAATTCCACCAATGCCCAAAAATTACTGGCTGAAATGCTGGATTCCGGAGTGGACATGGATCCAACCCATATTATGGAGGAAAAGGGCTACGGACAGATTAGTGATGAAAAAAAATTATCTGAAATTGTTGATGAAGTGATAAAAAATCACCCGGCGCAGGTTGAACAATATAAAAAAGGCAAAGAGCCGCTTTTACAATTTCTCAAAGGCATGGTAATGAAAGCCACTGAAGGCGGCGCTGATCCGCAGGTGGCGGAAAAACTTCTAAAGAAAAAATTAAAGAATTAA
- the ruvA gene encoding Holliday junction branch migration protein RuvA: MISVLKGKILENNGSQVTILTSGGVGYEVMVSARYTQGWTVGTEVQVLTYLAVRENAMELYGFASPEEKDLFTKFLLVSGIGPKTAMHLLSLGSVHEISSAIAREDVGYLTNVSGIGKKTAERIVVELKNKVIGSGTVEEFAEGDILGDVVAGLMALGYGAAEAREAAKKLDGRGKTSEQLMKEALQMVK; this comes from the coding sequence ATTTTGACTTCCGGCGGAGTTGGTTATGAAGTAATGGTGAGCGCGCGCTACACCCAGGGTTGGACAGTGGGCACAGAGGTGCAGGTTTTGACTTACTTGGCGGTCCGCGAAAACGCGATGGAGCTTTACGGTTTTGCCAGTCCGGAAGAAAAAGATTTATTTACCAAATTTCTACTAGTCAGCGGCATTGGCCCGAAAACAGCCATGCATTTATTGTCTTTGGGCAGTGTGCATGAAATTTCGTCCGCGATTGCGCGCGAGGATGTGGGTTATTTGACCAATGTCAGCGGTATCGGCAAAAAAACCGCCGAGCGCATTGTGGTGGAACTTAAAAACAAAGTGATTGGGTCAGGAACAGTTGAAGAATTTGCCGAGGGTGATATTTTGGGAGATGTGGTGGCCGGATTAATGGCCCTTGGTTATGGCGCGGCCGAGGCCAGAGAGGCGGCCAAGAAGCTTGACGGCAGGGGGAAGACGAGTGAACAGTTGATGAAAGAGGCCTTACAGATGGTAAAGTAA